The window TCGATCTGCTCGCCGACGAATTGTCGCAGGTCCACAAGCAATACGGCGCAAGCGCGATCTATGGCGGCTCCTATGGCTGGGCCAGCGCCGGCCGCTTCCACCACGCCCAGAGCCAGATCCACCGTTTTCTCAATGTCGCATTCGGCGGCTATGTCCGCTCGGTCAACAGCTACAGCGCCGGCGCCTCCGCGGTGATCCTGCCGCACATCCTGGGGCAGTTCGAAAATATCTCGCGGCGCAACGTCACCTGGGACCAGATCTCCACCTATACCGACACCGTGCTGGCCTTCGGCGGCATGGCGCTGAAGAACTCGATGGTCGCCAGCGGCGGCATCAGCCGGCATATCGAGCGCGACGCCATGCAGAAGGCGGCGCAGCGCGGCACCACATTCCACAGCATCAGTCCGCTGCGCGATGATCTGCCTGACGAGGCCGCCGCGCGCTGGTGGCCGATCAAGGCCGGCACTGACGTCGCCTTCATGCTTGCGCTGGCGCACACGCTGATTGTCGAGAAACTCTGCGACCGCGCTTTCCTCGATCGCTACTGCACCGGCTTCGACCTGTTCGAACGCTATGTGCTCGGCCGCGATGATGGGCAACCGAAGGATGCGAGCTGGGCGTCGCCGATCACCGGCTTTACCGCGTCACACATTGTCGATCTCGCGCGCGAGGCGGCGCGCGGCCGCACCCTGGTCACGGTGTCGCATTCGCTGCAACGCGCGCAGTATGGCGAGCAGCCGGTGTGGATGGGTGCGGTGCTGGCGGCGATGCTGGGACAGATCGGGCTGCCCGGCGGCGGCTACAATTATGCGCTGGGCGCACTCGGCCACACCGGCCGTCGCGTCAATGCGGTGGCGATCCCGACCATGCCACAAGGCAAGAACGGCGTGGAAGAATTCATCCCGGTCGCCCGCGTCAGCGACATGCTGCTCAATCCGGGACAGCCGTTCGACTACAACGGTCGGGCCATGCATTATCCGGACATCCAGCTGGTGTACTGGGCCGGCGGCAATCCATTCCACCATCATCAGGACATCAACCGGCTGCGCGAGGCCTTCAACAAGCCGCGCACCATCGTTGTGCACGAGACCGCCTGGACGCCGATGGCCCGCTTCGCCGACATCGTGCTGCCAGCGACCATGACACTGGAGCGTGACGACATCGGCGCCGCCGCCACCGATCCGGTGCTGGTGGCGATGCGCAAGCTCGCGCCGCCGGTCGGAGAGGCCCGCGACGATTTCGACATCTTCGCGGACCTCGCGCGCCGGCTCGGGGTCGAGCAGGCGTTCACCGAGGGGCGCAACAG is drawn from Bradyrhizobium prioriisuperbiae and contains these coding sequences:
- a CDS encoding molybdopterin guanine dinucleotide-containing S/N-oxide reductase, with the translated sequence MDQKTPPQPWSPHSAHWGVFSARWNGETVDVAAYPDDPAPSPILGNFTNALRHKARILKPMVRRSWLEKTPGHTRTLDGEFVELSWTAVLDLLADELSQVHKQYGASAIYGGSYGWASAGRFHHAQSQIHRFLNVAFGGYVRSVNSYSAGASAVILPHILGQFENISRRNVTWDQISTYTDTVLAFGGMALKNSMVASGGISRHIERDAMQKAAQRGTTFHSISPLRDDLPDEAAARWWPIKAGTDVAFMLALAHTLIVEKLCDRAFLDRYCTGFDLFERYVLGRDDGQPKDASWASPITGFTASHIVDLAREAARGRTLVTVSHSLQRAQYGEQPVWMGAVLAAMLGQIGLPGGGYNYALGALGHTGRRVNAVAIPTMPQGKNGVEEFIPVARVSDMLLNPGQPFDYNGRAMHYPDIQLVYWAGGNPFHHHQDINRLREAFNKPRTIVVHETAWTPMARFADIVLPATMTLERDDIGAAATDPVLVAMRKLAPPVGEARDDFDIFADLARRLGVEQAFTEGRNSQQWLAHLYDTTRRALDAKGLDAPDFEEFWQRGELALPSEPDDGGFLRAFRDDPETNSLPTPSGRIEIFSKTIADFDYDDCPGHPTWMPSTEPATPDHPLTLIANQPATRLHSQLDFGGYSQSQKVADREVVRLNPVDAKQRGIVSGDIVRLFNDRGACLAAAAVSDRVMEGVIHLPTGAWYDPDPAANDTPMCVHGNPNVLTRDIGTSKLAQGCCGQVTVVECEKYSGPLPMVRAFDPPEPVARLEAAELERIS